AAGCTATAAGAGCGGCCTAAATCGCCCTGCAATAAATTGCCCAGCCAAATGATGTATTGTTCTACGAGTGTTTTGTTTAATCCTAATTGTTTATTCAATCGTTCTACATTTTCCGGGGTAGCATAAGCACCTAAAATAGCAGTGGCTGGGTCACCTGGTATTAAGGCCATAACCAGAAAGATAATCAGGGTCAGGCCAAATAAGATGGGAATAATAGTGAGTAAGCGTTTAATGATATAAATTAACATCAATCTTTATTATTTCTTAGTAACATCCTTTAACAATAAAAAGAACGATGGTTGCAGTTTAAATCCTTTTACTCTTGTACTGGCCACTGCATTTTGTTTCCAGTTAGCAATAAAAGCCCATGGAGCATCTTCCTGTACAATAGTTTGCATTTCTTTATAAAGCTTGCCTCGTTCTGTTTGGTCGGTAATTTGGCGAGCTTGCTCCAGTAATTTATCGACTTTGGGGTTAGAATAATAGCCAGAGTTAAACCCCCCTTTATTTGGCCAGGCTGCGGTGCGTAAAGTTAAATAAGGTAGAGTATCTGGATCATTAGTCATCCAGGCCATTTCTGCCATGTCGGCTTTGCCTGATAAGCCTGGATTAACTTTGCCAAGAAAAGTATTCCACTCATAGGTTTCAATATTTACGTTTAGTCCTACTTTGGCTAAATCAGCCTGAATGGTTGCACCCATGGCAACAGGATTCAGCATGCCTGAACCCCCTTCGGTAACATAAAAGGTTAATTTTTCACCTTGATAGCCTGCTGCTTTAATCAGTGTTTGGGCTTTTTCGGGGTTATAGGAATAAGGTTGTAGGTTGCTATTATAGGCCCAGGAAAAAGCCGAAGGTATCGGGCCACTAGCAACAGTAGCTGTTCCCTGCAAGACATTGTCGACTATTGCTTGTTTATTAATGGCATAGTTCACTGCCTGTCGTATTCGCTTATCTGCCATAGGACCTTCCTTGGTATTTAAAATTAAAAACCACAAGTGTGGTCCTATTTGCTCATAAATTCGGTAGAGTTTTTCCTTGGAAAAATTACTTAAATTGTCAGGAGGTACTTCAACCATCATATCGATACCTCCAGATAGCATTTCTGCCACTCTGGTATTAGCATCAGTAATTGGCCGGTAAATAACTGCTTTTAAGCCAGGGGAACCATTCCAGTAACTGGAATTAGGCTCAATGACCACTTTTGCATTGCTTTTCCACTCAACAAAGCGGAATGGGCCTGTTCCTGATGGATGGCGCCCATAAGCTTTACCATGTTTTTTGACTGCAGCTGGCGATATAATTAATCCAGTAGGGTAAGCTAAATTAGAAAGGAAAGGTGCATAAGGTTCTTTTAATTGGAATGTTATGGTATGAATGTTCTTGGCAATGACCTTATCAACTGCACTGAAAAAGAAAGCTAATGGAAATGGCCCGGTGTTATGGTAAGGGTGACTTTCATCTAATAGCCGGTCGAAATTAAACTTGATTGCTTCTGCCGTTAAAGGGGAGCCATCATGGAACTTCACCCCTTGTCGGAGCTGAAAAGTATAGGTTTTGCCATCTTTACTGATTTGCCAGGATTTAGCTAAAGCAGGCTCTACTTGTAAGGTTCCATCTTTATAACGCACTAACCCATCATAGAGGTTCATTAAAATACGAAAATCATTTAATGCAGTTGCTGTATGCGGATCCATGGATTTGGGCTCAGCGATTTGCCCAACAACCAATACACTTGGTGGCGTTTGTGCCAGTGTAACTTGTGAAAAGCCTAGGCTAACTCCTAAACTAAACAAGCCGGCTAAAATAGCGTTGATAAAGGCGGCTGTAACTGGTTTCCTTACCATAACCTTGCTCCAATTACGAAAGCGTGGTTATACAGCATAACGGGTTTGGGGATTAGCTTGTCAAGTATTAGGTTGGATATAACTCAGAGTTTGGTTTTTTTAATTTTTTGTAAATATTTTTTTAATGTTAGTGGTTAATAATTAGATGTAACTATGTTAAGTTACTAATATTGGATTCTAAGGATGTGTCTTGTATTTAATGTTTTATAATTAAAATTTTATGTGGAAAAAATATAATAATTAGCTGTTTTAATAAAGAAAACTTCTGTAAAAAATATAAGATCGCGAATCATTTTTTATAAATGTCCGTTAGTAATACCCTTTAATTAAAGCTGTCAAAAAAAGAGCAGTCTAAAATAACAATAGTGCTGTTATGGTTCACTTCGATCGGATACAACGTAAGCTATTTTATCAGCAGCGTTCTGTAAAGCTAGGATATCGTGATGCTCAGGTGCTGAATTGCCTGATCCAACACTCACCGCAAGCAGTAGAAAGAAAGGATATTATTCATTATGCATGGGGCAGCGAATTTATTGGCGAAACTTCCCTGGCGAAGAGTATTAGTGCATTACGTCGTGCTTTTACTAAATTAGGTATTCAGCAATCTTTTATTATTACCGAGCCTAAAGTCGGCTATCGGTTGGTAGCTGGAACCATTATTCTTGAACTAACTAATGGCACTGAGACGAATACAGATGCTAATTCCCTAATAACAAATATTGGATGTAATGCTTCTGGTAAAACTAGTAAGTCTGCTCAATTAAAGCTTTCAGTTAATACTTTCTTTCAGAGTTTTCAAGGGTTAATCTATTTACTTGGGCAGTTGTTGAAGAACTGTTTGATTTTTGCTAAAGCTGAACGAGCAAAAACTCTTTACATACTAACGTTGTGTTTATTGATTTCTGCACTTGGAATATTGTTTTACAGGTTGAATCAATGGCGTTTGTTTGAGTTACCCCATCCTACTTTAAATAGCGTTGAACTGGGGCAAGTGAAAGTATTTTACCCTGCTAATAACCAAATCCCTGCTGAGCTAGAAGGGGTGCTTGCCAATCTTGATTGTAATTGTCATAGCTATATCGAGCAGGCTCATAGTTACCAGCAAATATCAGTGATCAATCGTCAAACTCATCAGGTGATAAATATCTTCTATCAAAATACTGAAATTAATGATGTAGTAAATGAGATTCAGCGGTTTGTTGAGGAGGCTGAGCCATGATTCCTTATTTAACCACAGCAGGTGCATTATTGGTGCTTATTCTTACTGTGACTGTTGATTCACCTGAGATGTTGCCTGACAATAATTACCGGTTGAGTGTCGTCAATTTTCAAGCTGATGCAAAGCCGCTGCGGGTTACAGGGATAACAAGAGTGCATGCAGGTAAAGTTGTGCAATTACTGTCGTTTAATGATCCATGGACAGGTTTACCTGCAGTAGTGCGTTATCAAGGTCTGATTGATGTAGCAGAGTTTGATAAGTTACATGTCTCTGGGTATGCAAACTTGTTATCAGCAGAGGTTCAGCAGCCTTTTCCTGATGATTATCCAGATCAGAGCCTGTTGCTGCTTAATGATGACTATTTTTCCTATGATTTTGAAGTAATTTATGACGATTCAGTCATGACGTTAGTTCATGAGAA
This genomic interval from Spartinivicinus ruber contains the following:
- a CDS encoding ABC transporter substrate-binding protein, with protein sequence MVRKPVTAAFINAILAGLFSLGVSLGFSQVTLAQTPPSVLVVGQIAEPKSMDPHTATALNDFRILMNLYDGLVRYKDGTLQVEPALAKSWQISKDGKTYTFQLRQGVKFHDGSPLTAEAIKFNFDRLLDESHPYHNTGPFPLAFFFSAVDKVIAKNIHTITFQLKEPYAPFLSNLAYPTGLIISPAAVKKHGKAYGRHPSGTGPFRFVEWKSNAKVVIEPNSSYWNGSPGLKAVIYRPITDANTRVAEMLSGGIDMMVEVPPDNLSNFSKEKLYRIYEQIGPHLWFLILNTKEGPMADKRIRQAVNYAINKQAIVDNVLQGTATVASGPIPSAFSWAYNSNLQPYSYNPEKAQTLIKAAGYQGEKLTFYVTEGGSGMLNPVAMGATIQADLAKVGLNVNIETYEWNTFLGKVNPGLSGKADMAEMAWMTNDPDTLPYLTLRTAAWPNKGGFNSGYYSNPKVDKLLEQARQITDQTERGKLYKEMQTIVQEDAPWAFIANWKQNAVASTRVKGFKLQPSFFLLLKDVTKK
- a CDS encoding winged helix-turn-helix domain-containing protein; its protein translation is MVHFDRIQRKLFYQQRSVKLGYRDAQVLNCLIQHSPQAVERKDIIHYAWGSEFIGETSLAKSISALRRAFTKLGIQQSFIITEPKVGYRLVAGTIILELTNGTETNTDANSLITNIGCNASGKTSKSAQLKLSVNTFFQSFQGLIYLLGQLLKNCLIFAKAERAKTLYILTLCLLISALGILFYRLNQWRLFELPHPTLNSVELGQVKVFYPANNQIPAELEGVLANLDCNCHSYIEQAHSYQQISVINRQTHQVINIFYQNTEINDVVNEIQRFVEEAEP